The genomic segment TGGACTAAGATAAAATCAAAGATATTTATTGCTCATATAAGGAAGGCAAGTGCTGGAAGTGAATCTTATGTCAATACTCACCCATTTGTTAGAAAATTGGATGATAAGGAGATTGCCTTTGCTCACAATGGAACTTTGTTAGGTTATGAGGATTTAGAGCTTGATGGGTATTATCCAATTGGGGAAACGGATTCAGAGTATGTATTTTGTTATTTGTTATCACAGATTGAGAGGAGGGGGATTGAGTGGGATAAGGAGGGGTTTGATAATTTATTGGATATACTACTTGATATTAATTACTATGGGGCATTTAATTGTTTGTTCTCTGATGGAGAGTATTTGTTTGCATATAAGGATTATAGAGGATTGAGGAAGTTGTATTTCTTGAAGAGAATGCCACCTTATGGGAGGATTAAGTTGAGGGATGAGGATTATGTGGTAAATTTGGGGGATATTAAGGATTTAAGTGAGGAGGGGTTTGTTATTGCTACAAATCCTTTGAGTAATGAAAATTGGAAGTCATTTGAGAATGGGGAGTTGATGGTGTTTAAAAATGGGGAGATGATTTATTCTAACAGGAGATTAACTGATTTAGAGTTGAAAATTTTAAAAATTCTTAGAGAAAGCCCACATAGAGTTAGTTTAATGGATATTATTAAGAATCTTAGGCATTTATCCCCAAATATAATGTATGATGAGTCAGTTGTGAAAATTGGGGTTAGGAATTTGTTGTATAGAGGATATATTAAGCAGGATGGTAGGGATGTTGTTGATTGGGATGATTTGGAGGCAACATTTTATACCAAATCTGAAAAGAGGGCTGAGATTGATAGGAATCTTGAAGAATTTGGATTTGAAGGGAGAGGATTCTGCATTAATTTATTTAGAAAATAGGGTGGTATAGCATGGATGAAATGGAAGCAATGCAAATTAAAGAGTTTGTAAAGGATATGGATAAAACTCAGAGAATTGTCTATTATGAGCAAAAGAAAAAGAGTGTTGGGATTGCCGTATTGCTTAGTGTTGTAATTCCTGGAGCTGGACAGATGTATCTTAGAAGGGTTGGAAAGGGGATTATATTGTTATTAACATGCTGGCTTATCATACCGTGGATATATAGCATTTATGATGCTTACAAGTCCGCAAAGGATTATAATGCCCAACTTTATTCGATAATTTTTAGTAAGGATGAGTGTAATGGGGATAAATTTCAATAAAGTGGGAGTATGGGAATGAGTTCTTTAAAAACTTTCTTTATATT from the Methanotorris formicicus Mc-S-70 genome contains:
- a CDS encoding class II glutamine amidotransferase — its product is MCELLGICFNKKVNVKLSLNSFKLRSEEHPNGWGIAFYPDGFVRLIKEPIKMNDALLANCVRWTKIKSKIFIAHIRKASAGSESYVNTHPFVRKLDDKEIAFAHNGTLLGYEDLELDGYYPIGETDSEYVFCYLLSQIERRGIEWDKEGFDNLLDILLDINYYGAFNCLFSDGEYLFAYKDYRGLRKLYFLKRMPPYGRIKLRDEDYVVNLGDIKDLSEEGFVIATNPLSNENWKSFENGELMVFKNGEMIYSNRRLTDLELKILKILRESPHRVSLMDIIKNLRHLSPNIMYDESVVKIGVRNLLYRGYIKQDGRDVVDWDDLEATFYTKSEKRAEIDRNLEEFGFEGRGFCINLFRK
- a CDS encoding NINE protein, translating into MDEMEAMQIKEFVKDMDKTQRIVYYEQKKKSVGIAVLLSVVIPGAGQMYLRRVGKGIILLLTCWLIIPWIYSIYDAYKSAKDYNAQLYSIIFSKDECNGDKFQ